Within the Tistrella mobilis genome, the region ATGCTGTCGGCGCTGGCGGTGGGGCGCTCCACCGTCGACGGCCTGCTGGAAGGCGAAGACGTGCTCGCGACCGCGGCCGCGATGCGCGCGCTCGGCGCCGGCATCACCCGCGAAGAGACCGCCGGTCCCGACGGCGCGCCGGCCATCCGCTGGGTGATCGACGGCGTGGGTGTCGGCGGCCTGGCCGAACCGGCCGATGTGCTCGACATGGGCAATTCGGGCACGGCGGCGCGGCTGCTGATGGGCCTGCTCGCCACCCATCCGCTGGTGGCGGTGATGACCGGCGATGCCAGTCTGCGCAAGCGGCCCATGGCCCGGGTCGCCACCCCGCTCGAAAAAATGGGCGCGAAGATCGTCACCCGCGCCGGCGGCCGTCTGCCGGCCACCGTCATCGGCACCCGCAGCCCGGTGCCGATCCGCTACCGCCTGCCGGTGCCCTCGGCCCAGGTGAAGTCGGCCATCCTGCTGGCCGGGCTCAACACCCCCGGCCGGACCGTGGTGGTGGAACCGGAAGCGACGCGCGACCACACCGAACGCATGCTGGGGGCCATGGGCGCCCGGATCACGGTCGAAACCGAAGCCGACGGCGCCCGGGTCATCACCCTCGACGGCCAGCCGGAGCTCAGCGCCCGCGACATGACGGTGCCGGGCGATCCGTCCTCGGCCGCCTTCCCGCTGGTCGCGGGGCTGATCACCGAAGGCTCGGCCGTCACCGTGCGCAATGTCTGCCTCAACCCCGGCCGGGACGG harbors:
- the aroA gene encoding 3-phosphoshikimate 1-carboxyvinyltransferase, which translates into the protein MTHAAPHPATARLSRGLSGDVTVPGDKSISHRALMLSALAVGRSTVDGLLEGEDVLATAAAMRALGAGITREETAGPDGAPAIRWVIDGVGVGGLAEPADVLDMGNSGTAARLLMGLLATHPLVAVMTGDASLRKRPMARVATPLEKMGAKIVTRAGGRLPATVIGTRSPVPIRYRLPVPSAQVKSAILLAGLNTPGRTVVVEPEATRDHTERMLGAMGARITVETEADGARVITLDGQPELSARDMTVPGDPSSAAFPLVAGLITEGSAVTVRNVCLNPGRDGLIRTLAEMGADLTVTDPRDVGGEPVGDLVARSSALRAVTVPADRAPSMIDEFPVLAAAAATAHGTSRFEGLAELRVKESDRLQAVADGLARAGVTVRTGEDWLEVDGCGGPVPGGTDAVVTHLDHRIAMAFLVLGLAARNGMVVDDDRMIATSFPGFRALMTGLGCDITDL